In Ruania alkalisoli, the DNA window GGACCGCCGACCGGGTTGGAGACGCAGGTCAGGGTGATCCAGCGTTCCACCAGCGCCATGTCCAGGATGTCCTCGTATCGCAAGGTGATCGGCTCGTCGACGAGACCGCCGATCGGCAGCGACCAGGTGTCGACATCGATCCGGGGTGTACTCAGGGCGATGTCCACGCGGTAGAAGTCGGGCGAAGGAGTCCGGAAGGGGGTGATTCCCGGCAGTTCCAGCTGGACATCCTCGGGGAGCGGCGGGGCAGGGTCGCTCGGTTCCGGCAGCGCCTGGTCACGCCCGATCGCACCGTCATCGCGACGTCGTCCCAGCAGCGTGCCACCTGCGGCGCCCGCCACCGCGAGCGCGGCGGGGCCGCCGATGAGTACCCCGCGGCGCGTCGGCACGAACTGGCCGCTGCGCACGCGAGGACCATCCAGCGCAGACTCACGTGCCGGCGCCGCATCCCGCTCCGCTGCCGGCCTCTCGCCCGCGCGGGTTACGCCCGCGCCAGGCCCGGGCACTGTGCCCGTCGCTGTGCCTGTCGCTGTGCCCGTCGCTGTGCTGCTCTGAGTGCCGGTACTCCCTAGTACGCCGGCCCGTACCCACAGCAGGCCGGCCACGGCGATCACTCCGGTGACGAGGGCGGGCACGACGGCGGTCGGGTCGGGGGTCCTGGTCAACGCGGCGGCCCCGGCGATCGCGGCGAGCGCCACCAGCCCTGCCACGGCGATCCATCGGCGCCGGTAGGCCAGCAGGCCCAGGCCGGCCGTGATCAACACCAGCACCACCGCCATCCCCGCGAGTAGGACGGGCTTGTCGGCGTTGCCGAAGGTCTGGACGGCGAACTCCTTGACCGGGGTCGGTGCGGCGTCGATCGCGACGCTTCCCACCGCCAGCAGGGGCGAACTTGCGGGCGAGGTCACTGCCGCGACGGTGTGACCGACACCTAGTCCCGCCGCTGCCGCCACGACCCCGGAGAGCGCGTGGAGCCATCGGGGCGGACGGGCGGCGCGGTGGGAACCAGGCATGCCTGGTATTCGGAGTGGGCTTCGATCCGGATTGCCGCACCGCCGCGCCAACCCATGCCTTGTCTCACGCCGAGCGCTGTGGAAAGAGTCACTCAGCCGACGGCGGCCCACCCCTCGCGCTCGGAGGCATCCGGTTCGTAGCGGCGCAGCTCGAGCCCGCCGGCTCCGACGGCGCGCAGGGCGGTGAGGTCGCCGGCGAGCACTCCGGCAGCACGCGCCTGCACCAGCACGTTCCCGAGTGCCGTGCCCTCCTCAGGGCCGGCGATCACCGGCAGACCGGTCGCATCCGCTGTGGCCTGGCACAGCAGTTCGTTCTTCGACCCACCACCGACCACGTGGATCACCGACACACGCTGCCCGGAGAGGCGTTGAGCGTCCTCGATGGCCTTCCGGTAGGCCACCGCGAGGGAATCGACGACGCATCGCGCCACCTGTGCGGGTGTCTCGGGCACGGGCTGCCCGGTCGCAGTGGCGTGCTCGGCCAGCCGCGCAGGCATGTCACCGGGCGGCAGGAAGTCCGGGTGGTCGACGTCGATGATCGTACGGCGCGGCGCTTCCTCGGCTGCCGCCTGCAGCAGCGGCCCAATCGGGATACCTTCCCCACGCTCGTCCCAGACCCGCTGAGATTCGGACAGCACCCACAAACCCATCACGTTGCGCAGGTACCGGACCGTGCCGTCGACGCCGCGCTCGTTGGTGAAGTTGGCCTCACGGCTGGCCTCGGTGAGTACCGGCGCGTCGAGCTCGACGCCGACGAGCGACCAGGTGCCGGAGGAGATGTAGGCGAAATCGCTGCCCGTCGCCGGGACGGAGGCCACCGCTGAGGCGGTGTCATGCGATCCGACCGCGTACACCGGCACCGGTCCCAGGCCGGTGCGGCGCTGGATCTCCTCACTCAGCACCCCGATCTGCTCTCCCGGCTGGACGACCGGAGGGAACAGGCCCGCCGGGATCGCGAGCCGATCCATCAACTCACCCGACCACTGCCCGGTGCGCTGGTCCAGCAGCGCTGTGCTGGAGGCGTTCGTGTACTCGCTCACCCGCGCGCCGGTGAGCCAGTAGGCGAGGAGATCCGGGAGCAACAGCGCCTGCTCGGCACGGCCCCACCACGGACCCCGCTGCTCGGCGGCCAGCTGGTAGATCGTGTTGAAGGGCAGGTGCTGCATCCCCGAGATGACGTACAGGTCCGACGGCGGAACCCTCGCGTGGACGTCATCGATCACGGCCTCGGTGCGCGAGTCGCGGTAGGCGACCGGCTCTGCGAGGAGCTGACCGTCGGCGTCCAGCAGACCGTAGTCGACCGCCCACGTGTCGATCCCGATGCCATCGAGCGGCCCTGCCCCACCGGCCGCCCGAAGTCCCTCGAGCACCTCCTCAAAGAGGGCGGTGAGGTGCCAACGCAACGTTCCGCCGTCATCCGCCGTGGCTGCGTTGGGAAACCTCGCTACCTCACGCAACACCACGCCGTCGGAGGTCCCGGCCACCCCAGGGGCCGAACTTTCGGCCCCGGAAGCGCTTCGGGGCCGATTATTGGGCCCGGGAAGGACCTCGGCGGCGCCGGCCGCCACCTCCGCGCGGATGACCCGCCCGGAGGTGGCGCCCAGGTCGACGGCGGCGAAGGCTGCGACCTGCCCCGCCATCAGCGCAGGAACGCGGCCGCCACCCCGGAATCGACCGGGATGTGCAGACCGGTGGTCTGGCTGAGGTCGCCGCCGGTGAGGGCGAAGACCGCGGCGGCGACGTGCTCGGGGAGCACCTCACGCTTGAGCAGCGTGCGCTGGGCGTAGTACTGGCCCAGTTCCTCTTCCTTGACGCCGTAGACGGCCGCTCGCTTGGCGCCCCACCCGCCGGCGAAAATCCCGGAGCCACGGACCACGCCGTCTGGGTTGATGCCGTTCACGCGCACACCGTGCTCACCGAGCTCGGCCGCGAGCAGGCGCACCTGGTGGGCCTGGTCGGCCTTGGTGGCCGAGTAGGCGATGTTGTTCGGGCCGGCGAACAGGGAGTTCTTGGAGGCGATGTAGACGATGTCGCCACCGAGCTTCTGGGCGATCAGCGCCCGGGCTGCCTCGCGGGCCACCAGGAAGGAGCCGCGCGCCATCACATCGTGCTGGAGGTCCCAGTCCTTGACGGAGGTTTCCAGTAGCGGCTTGGAGATGGACAGACCGGCGTTGTTGACCACGAGGTCCACACCACCGAATGCCAGCGCCGCAGCGTCGATGAGCGCGCTGACCTGCCCCTCGTCGGTCACGTCGCACGCGACAGCCGCAGCGACGTCGGGGCCACCGAGCTCGTCGGCCACCTCCTGGGCCGCTTCCAGGTTGAGGTCGGCGATGACGACGCACGCACCCTCTGCAGCCAGTCGCGTGGCGATGGCCTTACCGATCCCGGAAGCCGCACCGGTCACCAGAGCGACGCGGGTGGCCAGGGCCTTCGGCTTGGGCATCCGCTGGAGCTTGGCCTCCTCGAGTGCCCAGTACTCGATCCGGAACTTCTCCGACTCCTCGATCGGGGCGTAGGTGGAGAGGGCCTCGGCGCCGCGCATCACGTTGATGGCGTTGACGTAGAACTCCCCCGCCACCCGCGCGGTCTGCTTGTTCTTGCCGAAGGAGAACATCCCGACGCCGGGGACGAGCACGATGGCCGGGTCCGCACCGCGCATGGCGGGTGAGTCCGCAGTAGCGTGGCGGTCGTAATACGAGGCGTAGTCGGCGCGGTACGCCTCGTGCAGCTCTTCGAGCCTGGCCACCACGTCCTCGACCGGGGCGTCCGCGGG includes these proteins:
- a CDS encoding molybdopterin-dependent oxidoreductase; the protein is MTSPASSPLLAVGSVAIDAAPTPVKEFAVQTFGNADKPVLLAGMAVVLVLITAGLGLLAYRRRWIAVAGLVALAAIAGAAALTRTPDPTAVVPALVTGVIAVAGLLWVRAGVLGSTGTQSSTATGTATGTATGTVPGPGAGVTRAGERPAAERDAAPARESALDGPRVRSGQFVPTRRGVLIGGPAALAVAGAAGGTLLGRRRDDGAIGRDQALPEPSDPAPPLPEDVQLELPGITPFRTPSPDFYRVDIALSTPRIDVDTWSLPIGGLVDEPITLRYEDILDMALVERWITLTCVSNPVGGPYVSTGRWLGVPLLDLFEQVGVQPGADQIFTESADGLTMSIPLDAATDGRDAMLVVGLNGEQLPVERGFPARLIVPGLFGFVSAAKWITRMDLSTYDRDIAYWTERDWATDAPVLTQSRIDVPGPLQRVPAGTVTMAGIAWAQHRGIRSVEVRIDDGDWQQAELAADGGADLWRQWRFDWTSNGSGRHDVQVRATDGRGEAQPQERTTPFPDGARGWHSIAFVVE
- a CDS encoding rhamnulokinase; the encoded protein is MAGQVAAFAAVDLGATSGRVIRAEVAAGAAEVLPGPNNRPRSASGAESSAPGVAGTSDGVVLREVARFPNAATADDGGTLRWHLTALFEEVLEGLRAAGGAGPLDGIGIDTWAVDYGLLDADGQLLAEPVAYRDSRTEAVIDDVHARVPPSDLYVISGMQHLPFNTIYQLAAEQRGPWWGRAEQALLLPDLLAYWLTGARVSEYTNASSTALLDQRTGQWSGELMDRLAIPAGLFPPVVQPGEQIGVLSEEIQRRTGLGPVPVYAVGSHDTASAVASVPATGSDFAYISSGTWSLVGVELDAPVLTEASREANFTNERGVDGTVRYLRNVMGLWVLSESQRVWDERGEGIPIGPLLQAAAEEAPRRTIIDVDHPDFLPPGDMPARLAEHATATGQPVPETPAQVARCVVDSLAVAYRKAIEDAQRLSGQRVSVIHVVGGGSKNELLCQATADATGLPVIAGPEEGTALGNVLVQARAAGVLAGDLTALRAVGAGGLELRRYEPDASEREGWAAVG
- a CDS encoding bifunctional aldolase/short-chain dehydrogenase, with protein sequence MTNPAVTDLITRSNRLGADPRNTNYAGGNTSAKGSETDPVTGEQIELCWVKGSGGDLGTLKESGLAVLRLDRLRSLVDVYPGLDREDEMVAAFDYCLHGKGGAAPSIDTAMHALVDAPHVDHLHPDSGIAIATAADGEALTSTIFGDRVVWVPWRRPGFQLGLDIAAIKAENPQAIGCVLGGHGITAWGDTSEEAEANSLEIIRTAEAYIAENGKADPFGAVRPGYEALPEAERRAKAAALAPTIRGIASTDAPQIGHFTDAGVVLDFLASEKLAPLAELGTSCPDHFLRTKVKPLVVDLPADAPVEDVVARLEELHEAYRADYASYYDRHATADSPAMRGADPAIVLVPGVGMFSFGKNKQTARVAGEFYVNAINVMRGAEALSTYAPIEESEKFRIEYWALEEAKLQRMPKPKALATRVALVTGAASGIGKAIATRLAAEGACVVIADLNLEAAQEVADELGGPDVAAAVACDVTDEGQVSALIDAAALAFGGVDLVVNNAGLSISKPLLETSVKDWDLQHDVMARGSFLVAREAARALIAQKLGGDIVYIASKNSLFAGPNNIAYSATKADQAHQVRLLAAELGEHGVRVNGINPDGVVRGSGIFAGGWGAKRAAVYGVKEEELGQYYAQRTLLKREVLPEHVAAAVFALTGGDLSQTTGLHIPVDSGVAAAFLR